In Rutidosis leptorrhynchoides isolate AG116_Rl617_1_P2 chromosome 2, CSIRO_AGI_Rlap_v1, whole genome shotgun sequence, one genomic interval encodes:
- the LOC139889712 gene encoding uncharacterized protein — translation MLAALHLNESVPDQVVWSTAADGLYTVSDAIRILMQSNNTVSPTWPKVIWGNNVPSKIMIFHWLAILNSIPVREILINRHILPSTHSRLCVWCLNEPETVNHLLLHYKWSSNIWNDLFRWWNIRWVIPGSLEAFSFDWFFGMGINASKFWKLIGPATIWAIWMARNDYIFNGKFICRSVLVQNIRLKVFLWATNLKFCHGLHSYVWEQNPFLLCY, via the coding sequence ATGCTGGCAGCCTTGCATTTAAATGAATCTGTCCCTGATCAGGTTGTTTGGTCCACTGCTGCAGATGGGTTATACACGGTGTCCGACGCTATCAGAATTTTGATGCAGTCAAACAATACTGTTTCTCCAACGTGGCCTAAAGTTATTTGGGGTAATAATGTTCCGTCTAAGATTATGATTTTTCATTGGCTCGCAATTCTTAACAGCATACCCGTTAGAGAAATCTTGATCAATCGACATATCTTACCTTCCACTCATTCTCGTTTATGTGTTTGGTGTTTGAACGAACCCGAAACGGTCAATCATCTCTTATTGCATTATAAGTGGTCTTCTAATATTTGGAACGATCTCTTCCGTTGGTGGAATATTCGATGGGTCATCCCGGGATCATTAGAAGCTTTCTCATTTGATTGGTTCTTCGGCATGGGAATCAATGCTTCAAAATTTTGGAAGTTGATCGGACCCGCTACAATTTGGGCAATTTGGATGGCGCGAAACGATTACATCTTCAACGGGAAGTTTATTTGTCGTTCGGTTTTGGTTCAAAATATCAGGCTAAAGGTTTTCTTATGGGCCACCAATCTCAAGTTTTGTCATGGATTACACTCTTACGTTTGGGAACAAAATCCTTTTCTATTATGTTATTAG